Proteins encoded within one genomic window of Pleurocapsa minor HA4230-MV1:
- a CDS encoding TIGR03032 family protein, whose translation MVQPANKINTEAQENLREVSYEHSNNLAEILKHLQISLFFSTYQAGKLGVVTVKEQTLNIAFHNFERAMGMAVNKSRMAVGGKDWVYFLKNDTDIAAQIEPAGSHDACFLTKSGQYTGDISIHDLAWGGQELWIVNTRFSCLCTLSNNYNFLPQWQPNFVTAIAPEDRCHLNGMAMVKGMPKYVTVLGKTDTPGGWRSQKAHAGCVLEVPSSKVITEGLSMPHSPRMYQGVLWVLNSGKGELITVDPNSGNQETIVVLPGYTRGMAIVGKYAFIGLSKIRETAIFGNLPISDHFDQLKCGVAVVDLQARQMISCLEFKSGIDEIFDLQTAAFSSTIISGPYAVTDGANPIWSLPASAAKKY comes from the coding sequence ATGGTTCAACCTGCTAACAAAATCAATACTGAGGCTCAGGAAAATTTACGCGAAGTAAGTTACGAACACAGTAATAACCTGGCTGAGATTCTTAAACACCTTCAGATATCTCTCTTTTTCTCTACCTATCAAGCGGGTAAATTGGGAGTTGTCACCGTTAAAGAGCAGACGTTAAATATTGCCTTTCATAATTTTGAACGGGCGATGGGTATGGCGGTTAATAAGTCTCGGATGGCAGTCGGGGGAAAGGATTGGGTCTATTTTCTCAAAAACGACACTGACATAGCAGCGCAGATTGAACCTGCTGGTAGCCATGATGCTTGCTTTCTGACCAAAAGTGGACAGTATACAGGAGATATTTCAATCCACGATTTAGCTTGGGGAGGTCAGGAATTATGGATTGTGAATACGCGATTTTCCTGTCTTTGCACCTTAAGTAACAACTATAATTTTCTCCCCCAGTGGCAACCAAATTTCGTTACTGCGATCGCTCCTGAAGATCGTTGTCATCTTAACGGGATGGCGATGGTCAAAGGAATGCCCAAATATGTTACGGTCTTAGGTAAGACGGATACCCCTGGCGGTTGGCGATCGCAAAAAGCTCATGCAGGATGTGTTTTAGAAGTACCTAGTAGTAAAGTAATTACCGAAGGTCTATCAATGCCTCATTCTCCCAGAATGTATCAAGGTGTTTTGTGGGTGCTTAATTCGGGGAAGGGAGAACTAATTACCGTAGATCCTAACTCTGGTAACCAGGAAACGATCGTGGTGTTGCCTGGGTATACTCGGGGGATGGCAATTGTCGGCAAGTATGCTTTTATTGGCTTGTCTAAGATTCGTGAAACCGCTATTTTTGGTAATTTACCCATTAGCGATCACTTTGATCAACTCAAGTGTGGTGTCGCGGTAGTCGATTTACAGGCGAGGCAAATGATTAGCTGTTTGGAATTTAAATCAGGAATAGATGAAATTTTTGATCTGCAAACGGCAGCTTTTTCAAGTACCATAATTTCTGGCCCTTATGCTGTCACTGATGGTGCTAACCCAATTTGGTCGTTGCCAGCTAGCGCTGCGAAAAAATATTGA
- a CDS encoding peroxiredoxin, producing MRDTVPNVVFKTRVRDESVEGPNPFRWQDVTTADIFKGKKVIVFSLPGAFTPTCSSTHLPEYEKLYDEFKSLGIDKIVCISVNDAFVMFQWGKQQGVKNVFLLPDGNAEFTRKMGMLVNKDNLGFGMRSWRYSMLVNDMKIEKMFIEADFDDNCLTDPFEVSDAGTMLAYLKGAK from the coding sequence ATGAGAGACACAGTACCTAACGTAGTATTCAAAACTAGAGTACGTGATGAGTCGGTTGAAGGGCCTAATCCTTTTCGCTGGCAAGATGTGACTACAGCAGATATTTTTAAAGGCAAAAAAGTCATCGTCTTTTCTCTGCCAGGTGCGTTTACTCCAACCTGTTCTTCAACTCATTTGCCTGAATACGAAAAGCTCTATGACGAATTTAAGTCTTTAGGGATAGACAAAATTGTCTGTATATCTGTTAATGATGCTTTTGTGATGTTCCAATGGGGTAAACAACAGGGAGTCAAGAACGTCTTTTTGTTACCTGATGGGAATGCAGAATTTACGCGCAAGATGGGGATGTTAGTCAACAAAGATAATTTAGGTTTTGGTATGCGATCGTGGCGTTATTCGATGTTGGTTAACGATATGAAGATCGAAAAGATGTTTATCGAAGCAGACTTTGACGATAACTGTTTGACAGATCCGTTTGAAGTATCTGATGCTGGTACGATGCTGGCATATTTGAAAGGGGCAAAGTGA
- the dps gene encoding DNA starvation/stationary phase protection protein Dps, with protein MVSTVSKQKLYVTRIDLPEDLRAKVVSTLNQTLAATLDLKTQTKQAHWNVKGMDFYQLHLLFDEMAGELEEYTDLVAERVTALAGTAMGTARIAAGESILPEYAFDAVSGAEHVAALADRYSLYAKHLREAIDTTAELGDADTADLYTEISRAIDKRLWFLEAHLVG; from the coding sequence ATGGTTTCTACTGTTTCTAAGCAAAAGCTTTATGTAACTCGAATTGATTTACCAGAAGATCTTCGAGCAAAAGTAGTCAGTACTTTAAATCAAACCCTGGCAGCAACACTAGATTTAAAAACTCAAACTAAGCAAGCGCATTGGAATGTTAAAGGAATGGACTTTTATCAGCTGCATTTGCTGTTTGATGAGATGGCAGGTGAACTAGAAGAGTATACCGATCTAGTTGCCGAGCGAGTTACTGCTTTAGCCGGTACAGCAATGGGTACAGCTAGAATTGCTGCTGGGGAGTCTATCTTACCTGAATATGCTTTTGATGCTGTTTCGGGAGCCGAACACGTTGCTGCTTTAGCCGATCGCTATAGCTTATATGCCAAACATCTACGGGAGGCAATTGACACTACCGCTGAGCTGGGGGATGCAGATACAGCGGATCTTTACACAGAAATTTCTCGGGCGATCGATAAGCGCCTTTGGTTCTTAGAAGCTCATTTGGTTGGTTAG
- a CDS encoding DUF4090 family protein: MTDTKGADSVDRAIAQGLDLDGSPIPEAKLSLYNKVMGFEAGRQRSGVTNTMRSRIVRIGAKHLAQAELNQMLLDAEFPPLKAKEIAFYYAGK; the protein is encoded by the coding sequence ATGACAGATACCAAAGGTGCAGATTCAGTAGATCGGGCGATCGCTCAAGGTCTTGATTTAGATGGCTCGCCAATTCCAGAGGCTAAATTGTCACTATATAACAAAGTCATGGGGTTTGAAGCAGGAAGGCAAAGGAGTGGTGTAACCAATACAATGCGCTCTAGAATCGTCAGAATTGGTGCAAAACACTTAGCTCAAGCTGAACTCAATCAGATGCTGCTGGATGCGGAATTCCCTCCTTTAAAAGCTAAAGAGATCGCTTTTTATTACGCTGGTAAGTAA
- the gor gene encoding glutathione-disulfide reductase: MSYDFDLFVIGAGSGGIATARRAAQYGAKVGIVESDRLGGTCVNRGCVPKKLMVYASHFPYQFEESAGYGWTVGETSFDWLKMITAVNNEVDRLNGIYQRMLDNSEVKLYRGYGKFVDAHTIEIGEQKVTAEKILIAVGGKPVKPDIEGIEHAITSREIFNVQEQPKRMVIIGGGYIGVEFACILNALGTEVTVVIRGDKILRGFDEDIRDEIQTGMKNHGIKFVTNCDCDRMVIEKTDSGLKITVPTQDGKSETIVADAASLAATGRKPDLSNLGLENTGVEIVKDAVAVDEYNKTAEDHIYAVGDCTDRINLTPVAINEGRAFADTHFGGQSRKMSYENIPTAVFTTPEAATVGLTEAEAKEKYGDAIKVYRSKFRPMYYTLAGKEEKTLMKLIVDTNTDKVVGAHMVGDGAAEIIQGVAIAVKMGATKANFDATVGIHPSSAEEFVTMR, encoded by the coding sequence ATGAGCTATGATTTTGACCTATTTGTCATTGGTGCGGGTTCAGGCGGAATTGCTACCGCTAGGCGTGCTGCTCAATATGGCGCCAAAGTAGGGATTGTGGAAAGCGATCGCCTGGGGGGGACTTGTGTTAATCGCGGGTGTGTCCCCAAGAAGCTGATGGTCTATGCCTCTCATTTTCCCTATCAGTTTGAAGAATCGGCGGGTTATGGTTGGACAGTAGGTGAAACCAGTTTCGATTGGCTTAAGATGATTACGGCGGTAAATAATGAAGTCGATCGCCTAAACGGTATTTATCAGAGAATGTTAGATAACTCCGAAGTTAAGCTTTATCGGGGTTATGGTAAGTTTGTTGATGCTCATACGATTGAAATTGGCGAGCAAAAGGTTACTGCGGAAAAGATTTTGATTGCCGTGGGTGGGAAACCCGTAAAACCAGACATTGAAGGAATTGAACACGCCATAACTTCCAGAGAAATTTTCAACGTTCAAGAACAACCAAAACGGATGGTGATTATCGGTGGCGGTTATATTGGCGTAGAGTTTGCCTGTATTTTGAATGCTTTAGGTACTGAAGTTACCGTAGTTATTCGGGGAGATAAAATCTTGCGCGGTTTTGACGAAGATATTCGTGACGAGATTCAAACAGGCATGAAAAATCATGGGATTAAGTTTGTTACTAATTGTGATTGCGATCGCATGGTAATTGAGAAAACTGATAGTGGTTTAAAAATTACTGTTCCTACTCAAGACGGTAAATCAGAAACCATTGTTGCGGATGCTGCAAGTTTGGCAGCTACTGGAAGAAAGCCTGACTTATCAAATCTCGGTTTAGAAAACACTGGAGTAGAGATTGTTAAAGATGCGGTAGCGGTAGATGAATATAATAAAACCGCCGAAGATCATATCTATGCAGTAGGTGACTGTACCGATCGCATTAATCTAACTCCTGTAGCTATCAACGAGGGTAGAGCCTTTGCCGATACTCACTTTGGTGGTCAATCGCGAAAAATGAGCTACGAAAATATTCCTACTGCTGTTTTTACTACTCCTGAAGCAGCCACAGTTGGTTTAACCGAAGCTGAAGCCAAGGAAAAATATGGCGATGCAATTAAGGTTTATCGGAGTAAATTCCGCCCGATGTACTATACTCTGGCGGGGAAAGAAGAGAAAACTTTAATGAAGTTAATTGTAGACACCAATACCGATAAAGTAGTGGGCGCACATATGGTAGGAGACGGCGCAGCAGAAATTATTCAAGGAGTGGCGATCGCTGTTAAGATGGGCGCTACCAAAGCTAATTTTGATGCCACAGTAGGTATACATCCAAGTTCAGCCGAAGAATTTGTCACCATGAGATAG
- the glmU gene encoding bifunctional UDP-N-acetylglucosamine diphosphorylase/glucosamine-1-phosphate N-acetyltransferase GlmU — protein MVAVAILAAGRGTRMKSDLPKVLHTLAGRSLVERVLDSCSLLDLDRQIVIVGYQGDRVKQALSHRQAVEFVEQTQQLGTGHAVQQVMSALAGYQGDLLVLNGDAPLLRPETLQKLVEAHQSRQNAATLLTANLPNPQGYGRVFCNSDNLVSHIIEDRDCNIAQQQNRRVNAGIYCFNWQKLAKSLPELSTNNDQQEYYLTEVVDYLDPVMAFDAEDYRETNGINDRQQLSAAYDILQTRIKDNWMKAGVTMIDPSSITIDEHVELEPDVILEPQTHLRGRTRIATGSHIGPGSLIDNSQIGANVTVLYSVIGNSEVAANTTIGPYAHLRVGVELGESCRVGNFVELKNTTVGANSNMAHLSYLGNATLGDRVNIGAGTITANYDGKQKHPTTIKQGTKTGSNSVLVAPITLGENVTVAAGSVVTQDVQDNALVVARSRQKEIPNWHEAEK, from the coding sequence ATGGTAGCGGTAGCAATCTTAGCAGCAGGACGCGGCACTCGCATGAAGTCCGATTTACCCAAAGTGTTGCATACATTAGCGGGGCGATCGCTAGTTGAAAGAGTACTTGATAGTTGTAGTCTACTCGATCTCGATCGCCAGATTGTGATCGTTGGCTACCAAGGAGATCGAGTTAAGCAAGCGTTGAGTCATCGTCAAGCTGTAGAATTCGTGGAACAAACCCAACAATTAGGCACGGGTCATGCGGTACAGCAGGTCATGTCTGCTTTGGCAGGATATCAGGGAGATTTATTGGTTTTAAATGGTGATGCTCCCTTACTGCGTCCAGAAACTCTACAAAAGCTAGTGGAAGCTCATCAAAGTAGGCAAAATGCGGCAACGTTATTAACGGCTAATCTACCTAACCCTCAAGGATATGGACGGGTTTTTTGTAATAGTGATAATTTAGTTAGTCATATTATTGAAGACCGTGATTGTAATATTGCGCAACAGCAAAATCGTCGGGTTAATGCAGGGATCTATTGCTTTAATTGGCAGAAGCTAGCGAAATCTCTCCCTGAACTATCGACCAATAACGATCAGCAAGAATATTACTTAACGGAAGTTGTTGATTATCTTGACCCTGTAATGGCTTTTGATGCAGAAGATTATCGCGAAACTAATGGTATTAACGATCGCCAGCAGTTATCCGCAGCCTACGATATTTTACAGACCAGAATTAAAGATAACTGGATGAAGGCGGGGGTAACCATGATTGACCCCAGCAGCATTACAATTGATGAGCATGTTGAACTTGAGCCAGATGTAATTTTAGAACCACAAACCCATTTGCGGGGTCGCACTAGAATAGCAACAGGAAGTCACATTGGGCCTGGTAGCTTAATTGATAACAGCCAGATTGGCGCTAACGTTACAGTTTTATACTCGGTGATTGGTAATTCTGAAGTTGCTGCTAATACCACAATTGGCCCTTATGCTCATCTGCGGGTTGGGGTTGAGCTGGGGGAAAGCTGTCGAGTGGGCAACTTTGTCGAACTTAAAAATACTACCGTAGGTGCAAATAGCAATATGGCGCACCTATCTTATTTAGGTAATGCTACTTTAGGCGATCGCGTTAACATTGGTGCAGGAACAATTACCGCTAACTATGACGGTAAGCAAAAACACCCCACTACCATTAAGCAGGGAACGAAAACAGGCTCGAATAGTGTCTTGGTTGCCCCCATCACCTTGGGAGAAAACGTCACCGTAGCAGCAGGTTCAGTAGTGACTCAGGACGTTCAGGATAATGCTCTAGTGGTAGCGCGATCGCGTCAAAAAGAAATCCCCAACTGGCATGAGGCAGAGAAGTAG
- a CDS encoding FAD-dependent oxidoreductase, with the protein MAHTISFQKFKRTLHKAHCQNINQNLNTVEASRTSQYKRRKFLKMGALAGSAAIATTALPLIKAAESRAIPPEIAIIGGGIAGLNAAYQLHKAGLEATVYEAKSRVGGRIRSFTGLVGASLVTDLGGSFINSNHADMLALVKEFNLTLFNRAEATENSLFPAEGYFFDGKLYPEAEVAEKLRPLARQIVNDAGLLEQDYEKYAPIFDRLSVAQYLAQHADKITEPFVQALLESALRAEYGAEPESSSSLQLLFILTTVEDNEVTVVGSSDEAYVVQGGSGKIIESLAAVFADRIKTSKRLEKIMPDGDGYRLLFKDRSVIDADYVIIAIPISMLRHLDFQVELEPKFKKFIQEVNLGQNDKVIAGFKNRVWLQKQGFTETVWSDLGFCQAWDETQRQSDRQNAALTFFLGGNEVDAIQAKSLSTLKQDFLEHFEQIIPQAKSTATGKFFRTNWSQDPLIKGGYTNFQPGQYTEYSEFRYIESEVPQERQNVAFGNLIFAGEHFSDEFYGYMNGGAQTGRLAAQVITAKISVRK; encoded by the coding sequence ATGGCACATACGATTTCATTCCAGAAATTTAAACGCACTTTACACAAAGCTCATTGTCAAAATATTAATCAAAATCTTAATACTGTAGAAGCTTCTCGAACATCTCAGTATAAACGCAGAAAGTTTTTAAAAATGGGTGCTTTAGCTGGCAGTGCTGCGATCGCTACAACTGCACTTCCTTTAATCAAAGCAGCCGAAAGCCGAGCAATTCCACCAGAAATCGCTATTATTGGCGGTGGCATAGCAGGTTTAAATGCTGCTTATCAGTTACACAAAGCAGGGTTAGAGGCTACTGTCTATGAAGCTAAATCCCGTGTTGGTGGACGCATCCGTTCTTTTACGGGATTAGTAGGAGCGTCCTTAGTAACAGATTTAGGTGGTTCATTTATCAACAGCAATCATGCAGACATGTTGGCATTAGTCAAAGAATTTAACTTGACCTTGTTTAACCGCGCTGAAGCTACGGAAAATTCACTTTTTCCCGCAGAAGGATATTTCTTTGATGGTAAATTGTACCCAGAAGCAGAAGTAGCTGAGAAATTGCGTCCTCTTGCCCGACAAATTGTTAATGATGCTGGTTTGTTGGAGCAAGATTATGAAAAATATGCCCCTATTTTCGATCGTCTTTCCGTAGCTCAATATTTAGCACAGCACGCGGATAAAATCACCGAACCTTTTGTTCAAGCTTTACTAGAAAGTGCGCTACGAGCTGAATATGGTGCTGAACCCGAATCATCTTCAAGTTTGCAGCTACTTTTCATTCTTACTACTGTTGAGGACAATGAAGTGACAGTTGTTGGTAGCAGCGATGAAGCCTATGTAGTTCAAGGTGGTAGTGGTAAGATCATCGAATCTCTGGCAGCAGTATTTGCCGATCGCATTAAAACTAGCAAGCGCTTAGAAAAAATTATGCCAGATGGTGATGGTTATCGCTTACTTTTTAAAGATCGCTCAGTTATTGATGCAGATTATGTAATTATTGCTATACCTATTTCGATGCTGCGTCATCTAGATTTCCAAGTTGAACTAGAACCTAAATTCAAAAAATTTATTCAAGAAGTAAACCTAGGTCAAAACGACAAAGTAATTGCTGGTTTTAAAAATCGAGTTTGGCTACAAAAACAGGGATTTACGGAAACTGTTTGGTCTGATCTTGGTTTTTGCCAAGCTTGGGATGAAACTCAACGTCAATCAGATCGACAAAATGCTGCATTGACTTTTTTCCTTGGGGGTAATGAGGTAGACGCAATTCAGGCAAAATCTTTATCCACTCTGAAACAGGATTTTCTCGAACATTTTGAACAAATTATTCCCCAAGCAAAATCTACTGCAACAGGTAAGTTTTTTCGGACTAACTGGAGTCAAGATCCTTTAATCAAAGGAGGTTATACTAATTTTCAACCTGGACAATATACTGAATATAGTGAGTTTCGTTATATTGAATCAGAAGTTCCCCAAGAACGTCAAAACGTTGCTTTTGGTAATCTTATTTTTGCAGGAGAACATTTTAGTGATGAATTTTATGGCTATATGAACGGTGGCGCTCAAACTGGCAGGCTGGCAGCACAAGTTATTACCGCTAAAATCAGTGTTAGAAAATAA
- a CDS encoding HAMP domain-containing protein produces the protein MNHTSLEKNSLKLPLRLILIIPFVIQIFALVGLTGYLSLRNGQKAVNDIASQMRSDATNNIDRHLDSYLSVPHKLNQINLQAVRLGILDLNNFEIIGHYFWEQMQQFDVGYINYASIAGEFIGVERLENNTFVIHEILKPNIVALTSYETDSQGNRTTSEYDPESGDTREEGWYADAARTLRPVWSEIYQWQDKPEILSISSSYPVFNSEEKFIGVIGVDLILSQIGDFLNQIQISPSAKIYIIERDGSLVAGSGTDLPYQMVKGKPQRIQTANSSDPVVRATTQHLLQEYQSLDKIKKARQTEFFLDGDRQFVQVTPWQDELGLDWLIAVTVPESDFTAQINANTQKTIFLCLGALGVAVVLGWYTSRWITRPIYLLSEASQALSHGQLERQVGISGAKEIVVLSTAFNQMAQQLKSQFDFLENINEELENRVQERTIELKAAKEAAEIANHTKDRFLANISHELRTPLKGILGYAQISQRSISELNLGEINNSDWKKIKYDQLHNLKIIEQSSNHVSSLIGDILDFTQIKAHQIELSPQELDFAKFMNGIIDIVKIRALEKNINLEYQSLGDLPTYFWADEKRLRQVLISLLDNSLKFTDRGQVILKAIAIAYSPAETNCLAKQTIRFEIKDTGVGIARDELEKIFQPFEQVGDRAKYQRGIGLGLAISKQIIQLMNSKLQVKSKLNEGSTFYFDATFLVIT, from the coding sequence ATGAACCATACTTCTTTAGAGAAAAATAGCCTTAAACTACCATTGCGCTTAATCTTAATTATTCCATTTGTCATACAAATTTTTGCTCTCGTAGGATTAACTGGATATTTATCTCTACGTAACGGGCAAAAAGCGGTCAATGATATAGCCAGTCAAATGCGCTCAGATGCAACCAATAATATCGATCGCCACTTGGATTCTTATTTATCCGTTCCCCATAAACTTAATCAAATTAATCTCCAAGCCGTTAGATTAGGTATTCTCGATCTAAACAATTTTGAGATAATTGGTCATTATTTTTGGGAACAGATGCAACAGTTTGATGTTGGTTATATCAATTACGCTAGTATAGCTGGAGAATTTATCGGCGTAGAAAGACTCGAAAATAATACTTTTGTCATTCATGAAATTCTTAAACCGAATATAGTTGCTTTAACCAGCTACGAAACAGACTCCCAAGGTAATCGTACCACTTCAGAATACGATCCTGAAAGTGGTGATACTCGCGAAGAAGGTTGGTATGCCGATGCAGCTAGAACTCTTCGTCCAGTTTGGAGTGAAATTTATCAATGGCAAGATAAACCAGAAATACTCTCAATTTCTTCTAGTTATCCAGTTTTCAATAGCGAAGAAAAATTTATTGGCGTGATTGGCGTAGATCTAATTCTTTCTCAGATCGGCGATTTTCTTAACCAAATTCAAATCAGCCCTTCAGCTAAAATATACATCATTGAACGAGACGGTTCTCTCGTGGCTGGTTCGGGAACAGACTTGCCATATCAGATGGTTAAGGGAAAACCGCAAAGGATTCAAACCGCTAACAGCTCCGATCCTGTAGTCAGAGCGACTACCCAACACTTGTTGCAAGAATACCAGTCGCTTGACAAGATCAAAAAAGCCAGGCAAACTGAATTTTTTCTTGATGGCGATCGCCAGTTTGTTCAAGTAACCCCTTGGCAGGATGAATTAGGTTTAGATTGGTTAATTGCCGTCACAGTGCCAGAATCAGATTTTACAGCCCAAATTAATGCCAACACTCAAAAAACAATTTTCTTGTGTTTGGGGGCTTTGGGTGTTGCCGTAGTATTAGGTTGGTATACTTCCCGTTGGATTACCCGACCAATTTATCTTTTGAGCGAAGCTTCTCAAGCGTTATCCCATGGGCAATTAGAACGACAGGTGGGCATCAGTGGGGCAAAAGAAATAGTTGTCCTGTCTACAGCTTTTAATCAAATGGCACAACAGCTCAAAAGCCAATTCGATTTTCTAGAAAATATCAATGAAGAATTGGAGAATAGAGTACAAGAGAGAACTATTGAGTTAAAAGCGGCAAAAGAAGCAGCAGAAATAGCCAATCACACCAAAGATCGGTTTTTAGCTAATATTAGCCACGAATTGCGTACTCCCCTCAAAGGAATTTTAGGTTATGCTCAAATTTCGCAACGTAGCATTAGTGAACTTAACTTAGGTGAAATTAATAATTCTGATTGGAAAAAAATTAAATATGACCAACTTCATAACTTAAAAATTATTGAACAGAGTAGCAATCATGTCTCTTCTCTCATCGGCGATATTTTAGATTTTACCCAAATCAAAGCCCATCAAATAGAACTTAGCCCTCAAGAGCTAGACTTTGCTAAATTTATGAATGGCATTATTGATATAGTTAAAATCAGAGCCTTAGAAAAAAATATCAACCTTGAATATCAGTCTTTAGGGGATTTACCTACTTATTTTTGGGCTGATGAAAAACGATTGCGACAAGTATTGATTAGTTTATTAGATAATTCCCTCAAGTTCACCGATCGCGGTCAAGTAATTTTAAAAGCCATTGCGATCGCCTACTCTCCCGCTGAGACTAATTGTCTGGCAAAACAGACTATTAGATTTGAAATCAAAGATACTGGTGTAGGAATTGCTAGAGATGAGCTGGAAAAAATTTTCCAGCCTTTTGAACAAGTTGGAGACAGAGCAAAATATCAAAGGGGTATTGGTTTAGGTTTAGCTATTAGCAAACAAATAATTCAGCTCATGAATAGCAAGCTTCAAGTAAAAAGTAAACTTAATGAAGGTTCTACCTTTTATTTCGATGCTACTTTTTTGGTCATAACATAA
- a CDS encoding iron uptake porin, with amino-acid sequence MSNRSIKLFSQGTAIFSFLLFSCSYASATPINNYQDDLGQVTNVTTGVLKDTPSDMEHAETSSAFPPVKQFRDVSATDWAYEAFRSLVERYGCIAGFPNQTYRGSQSLSRYEFAAGLNSCLNQIERLIASSESVSADDLATVERLSQEFAVELASLRGRVDELESRTAILEDNSFSTTTKLDTEIINYVLGTFGDQKPDGSDIDNELTFSSRVRLNFNTSFTGEDLLIVRLEASNITSPVDSGGTNSLALNFEGDSSNNVEIDLFSYTFPITEKISAVVGTNGVLIDDIFDVYPTMGATYDSLSLFSAYNNLIYDNGNQEGAALGLNIEILESVNLDVGYWATNPADSEPGNGLFNGNYAAGANLNLSFLEERLNIALAYLRAYQGAGSEYDLAGFVGTDAATDPFEDRANSTDNYGLASRFQVLEKLAVGGYFGYATAGTIDDNADADILTWSGYATYSDLLKEGSTFVVSFGQPSSLIDSSGDALEEDEDTPYLLNVEYQYNLNDNIQLTPGGYALFNSNGDSNNDTIYVGTLRTIFSF; translated from the coding sequence ATGTCTAATCGCTCAATTAAGTTGTTTTCTCAGGGAACAGCAATTTTCAGTTTCTTATTATTTTCTTGTAGTTATGCCAGCGCAACACCAATAAATAACTATCAAGATGATTTAGGGCAGGTTACCAACGTCACGACGGGAGTCCTAAAGGATACACCTTCGGATATGGAACATGCCGAAACAAGTTCGGCGTTTCCTCCCGTCAAGCAATTTAGGGATGTTTCTGCTACAGATTGGGCTTACGAAGCTTTCAGAAGCTTAGTTGAGCGCTATGGCTGTATAGCTGGTTTTCCTAATCAGACTTATCGTGGTAGTCAATCTTTAAGTCGCTATGAATTTGCAGCAGGATTAAATAGTTGCTTAAATCAGATCGAACGTTTAATTGCTAGCTCAGAATCAGTATCAGCAGATGATCTTGCTACCGTAGAGCGATTGAGTCAAGAATTTGCCGTAGAATTAGCTAGCTTAAGAGGGAGAGTCGATGAACTTGAAAGTCGCACTGCTATTTTGGAAGATAATTCTTTTTCCACTACTACTAAACTAGATACAGAGATTATTAATTACGTACTAGGAACTTTTGGTGACCAAAAACCAGACGGTAGCGATATTGATAACGAACTAACCTTCAGCAGTCGGGTTCGCCTTAATTTTAATACTAGCTTTACAGGAGAAGATCTTTTAATTGTTCGTTTAGAGGCGTCAAATATTACTAGTCCTGTTGATTCTGGCGGTACTAATTCCTTAGCGCTCAACTTTGAAGGAGACAGTAGTAATAATGTTGAAATAGATCTCTTTTCTTACACTTTTCCCATTACCGAGAAAATATCGGCTGTAGTAGGTACTAATGGTGTTCTAATCGATGATATTTTTGATGTTTACCCAACTATGGGCGCAACTTATGACTCTCTTAGTCTTTTTAGCGCCTACAATAACCTAATTTACGATAATGGTAATCAGGAGGGGGCAGCTTTAGGTTTAAATATCGAGATTTTAGAATCGGTAAATTTAGATGTTGGCTACTGGGCGACTAATCCCGCCGATTCCGAGCCTGGCAATGGACTATTTAACGGTAATTATGCTGCTGGAGCTAATTTGAATCTTTCTTTTTTAGAAGAACGTTTAAATATCGCCCTAGCCTATCTTAGGGCTTATCAAGGGGCAGGAAGTGAATATGATTTGGCTGGCTTTGTCGGTACTGATGCAGCGACAGATCCTTTTGAAGATAGAGCCAACTCTACTGATAATTATGGCTTGGCTAGTAGGTTTCAAGTTTTAGAAAAGCTAGCGGTGGGGGGATATTTTGGTTATGCTACCGCTGGGACAATTGATGATAATGCTGATGCTGACATCTTAACTTGGAGTGGTTACGCAACCTATAGCGATCTACTTAAAGAAGGCTCGACTTTTGTTGTCAGTTTTGGTCAGCCGTCAAGTTTAATTGATTCGAGTGGGGACGCTTTAGAAGAAGACGAGGATACACCCTATCTTTTAAATGTAGAGTATCAATACAACTTAAACGATAACATTCAGTTGACACCTGGTGGTTATGCTTTATTTAATTCTAACGGTGATTCAAATAACGACACTATTTATGTCGGAACTTTACGGACAATTTTTAGCTTCTAA